Proteins encoded in a region of the Perognathus longimembris pacificus isolate PPM17 chromosome 11, ASM2315922v1, whole genome shotgun sequence genome:
- the LOC125359667 gene encoding prefoldin subunit 4-like has translation MAATMKEAAEDVNITFEDQQKINKFAWNVSRITEVKGEISKKQLQNLEDTCDDIMLADDCLMRFYQIAGVFISHSQEAHEMLEDTKESLQEDINTLDSRVKSIQQVLADVKVELYVKFGSNVNLEADES, from the coding sequence ATGGCAGCTACTATGAAGGAAGCTGCAGAAGATGTCAACATTACTTTTGAAGATCaacaaaagataaacaaattTGCATGGAATGTGAGCAGAATCACAGAGGTAAAGGGAGAAATAAGTAAAAAACAGCTCCAAAATTTAGAAGATACATGTGATGACATCATGCTTGCAGATGACTGCTTAATGAGATTCTATCAAATTGCAGGTGTTTTCATTAGCCATTCTCAAGAAGCCCACGAAATGTTAGAAGACACAAAGGAAAGCTTGCAAGAAGACATTAACACCTTAGACTCCAGAGTGAAGTCAATTCAGCAGGTGTTAGCAGATGTGAAAGTTGAGTTATATGTGAAATTTGGCAGCAACGTAAACCTGGAAGCTGATGAAAGTTAa